atagtcatttttgtgtatattgatttgtTCCTTTAAACTTGGTatacatgattaattaattaattgtcacaattctcttaattcgtttagtagacaCTGTAGGTATACAGGCTTAGAGGGGGTGTTACAGCTCATCATCGTACCttctcaataagtaacctgatccccgaattCAGACTCGGTATTTACAGACATATCTTTTCCTAATAAGGAGTCACAGAGGgtcttctttcttattttgttttcccttaaaaaaaaaaaaaaaaacaaaaaaagtggcgactccaagtatttttctaaaagtcaatttttcataaataaataaaaaagcgagtATCGCCATTGAGTGTGGacacacatgaaaaatgtgggtccacgcatacatttttaagaaaagtatatacatttttcacaaaaatatgtacatttttCCATGGTGAACTAAGACCCCAATCCTCCTTATTATGACCAATTTGGGGGAGCTTAGGAAGTTAATGGAGTCCTTCTAAGATATGATTCTCTCTAATAAATAAAGGGAATCAATTAACAAGCTACTTTGAATTAAAATTGATATAAGAGTCCATCCCAAAGGAAGAATGGGAAACCTTAAGGTTCCCTTTCCTCAACCTAGATGACTACTCCCAATTCATTGAAATTACAtcaatttaaaggaaaaatgaacaaaacaaataattgaaaattgaaaattgaaatatttaaatcaaATCTAAAATTACATTCAAATAACAAAACTAATGGTTTTAATTGTGCTcttgatgaaaaaataaaaataaaaatccaagactaaaaacaagagaaacaatttgaaaataataagaagCAAAATTAAAGAACCTAAGTGGAATCAAGATTTCCAAGAACTCCTCTTCAATTCTCCTCATGATCATCCTCTAAACCAAATATGAATGAACCCCTCTCAATTTGGGCTTCTCATTGCCTTTTTAAATCATTTCCCGAAAGTTCCCTCATAAGAGAGCCTTTCCCATGCAAGTTAAGGGCTCAAGAATGGGTTGGAATTGGTCACCCACTTTGGCCTAACCCATTCCCTCTTTGTAAGACAATTAAAAGGCCTCTCATGTGCTACAATTACATGAGTTTTAAGGCCAAAAGGGTGGCCGCAAGTGGTGAGGCCATATGGGGCCCTTGGTAGTGCCCTTGATGGTGACTACATGTGCTAAAATATCACTTATGCTTCTTAAATTTATTCCTCAAGAAAATGACctccaaaaattctaaaaattggtTAGACTTAAGTTTGGAAAGTAAAGAATccaataaaatttgtttcaacTCGAATGAACATGTCTAACCTCTTTTCCCACTTCAAAACATTTTACTTGTTGGACATGATCAACACCTAAGAACTCCttacaatttcaatttttggtCAAATTCGCCCTTCATTCTTGCATCCGAGATGTCCCATGAGGATTTCAAGATCCTTTTATTCAAGAAATATAGCTACAAACATCAAAAACtcaaagaaaactaaagaaaattggGCATACACAAGATGACATACAATTGCCTTGTTAAAGAGAGTTTTTAATGATATACTCAAGCTTAAAACATGATACTTAACCTATTTTTATGCAAAATATGACATTAATCAATAGGTTTAGAGCTAAATCTAAGAGTGGTGATCCCAATAAATACCTACTCTTGGGATTTACCTTCCTATAATTCTCTATCTTTTaaatcctctctctctcttttataaaatcacttttTGAGTTTCTAACTCACACTCGTACCTTAAAACCTTGtaactttattattatcaatctaAAGTTCCTTAAAGAATCCTTATAcaatagttaattttttaaagttttcatTCTAAAACTGAGAGTTTCAATggatgatttgatttaatttctcTTTGTAAAACCTAATTGTTAAATATTTCTCAAGAAtttgataaaagaaatgaaCCAAAAAATATATGTTCATTTCGAACTAGAATTTGATAGAAGAATTGATACAAGCTCTAGTACACATTTGAAATCAATATCAGAATCGATAGCTTTGATGACCATTTAAAATCGATACAAGCATTGGTATCTATTTTGATAGCCTATTTAGATAGCAGGTTTCGCCTTACCATTATTGCTTCCTTTTACTCCTCTCATTATATGTAGCTCTTATCACcactttccatttttttgatcactcttttttttcaactttgttAAAATTCACATATCATTTAGCCTCCATCAACttttcaaaaatgcattttcttttaattcttttaaaaaattttgaattccctTTGTTGTTGCTTTAAAACACTCAAATGTACACAGTAACTCCAAAAGAGGACTTCAAATGCATTTAGTTGAGAagacatatttaatattaatactcaaaagaaatttaaaaaaaattaatttttgctGCAAAAAAGATGTATTTTTGAGTGTTAATCAATTAGAATGGTAGGACCTCATTTCATTAACTAGTCCCACCTTCGATATGCCATTGGGGTGAATTagaattttgggtcaaaataaCCAGTTTGATCATAAAAGTATATCTTTTAGACCTTCGGTGTCATATTAtcctttcataaaaataaattttcaattggtAATTAaggtttcaaatttaaaaaataaagctatgataattaagatttcattttttaaactgAAGTTTGAGATGATAATTGAgattttaacttaaattaatgaTATGGTTCCTatacaataataaaaagttCATTTGGAATATAAATTTGGTAAAAAGTCTTAATTAGTAATTGGGGCTTCATCATTTAGTTGAAGTTTCAATTGGTGACTGAggttttaggttaaaaaaataaagttatgataattaagatttcattttttaaattgaaatcgGAGTTGATAATTGAgattttaacttaaattaatgaTATGGTTCCTACGATAATAAAAAGttcattttgaatataaatttggtaaaatggttaaatttaattttaattacgtTTGAATAGTGGATCGACCTTGtttacttttttattcttttatgagATGTCGAGACGTGAGGTACTGGAATCAGGAATGTTGACTACAAAGTGGGTGGCCCCAAATGCAACGTCGTGTGGACTGGGGGAAATATAAAGCACAGCATATGGACGAACTCGCTCTCTTTCTGGGCGCTTACGTGACAAGGATTGAATCGGAGGGGAGTGATCTCAATTTTCAACAAACACTCGGCGGCCTTCCTTCGTGGTATTAACCTCTTGTCCTGTTCTTACACCTTAATTTCATTTCCTTCCCGGGAGTTTTCATTTCCTTTCCTCTTTGGTTTCTGACAACAGGGAAAGAAATTTTGCTTTTACCTCAACTGAAAACTTGTAAGTGGGGGTGGAGCTGTGGAGCTGTGGAGCCTTGGTTGATTCGGACTGGCCATTTGTTTTATTTCACTGCAGTTTGCTCGTGACCCAAGGGAGGGTTGGAAATAAGATTTGGGGCAGGGGGGATGGCTTGCCAGGAGATTCATTCGTGGACGTTTGGTGGATTGGTGGGCGCCTATCTTGATCTCGCTATAGCCTATCTTCTACTGTGTGGATCAACTCTTGCCTTTTTCGCCTCTAAGTTTCTGAGCTTTTTTGGCTTGTGTTTGCCATGCCCTTGCAACGGCTTCTTTGGCAACCCAAATGGAGACAATTGCTTGCAAAAGTTTCTTGTTGATTACCCAACTGAGAGGATCTCTTCCGTTCAATTGTGCGTGAAGAGCAAATTCCCCTTTGATTCGGTGTGGGCAAATGAAGGGAGTCCCCATCCCAATTGGAAGTTGCTGAAAGGGAGAAACAGTGATGATGGGGCGGTTGGATTGGAAGGTGAAGCCTCGTGTAGCTCGTTTTGGGATGTGATGAGATCCCCGGATATAGCTGGGAAAGACTCAATTTCAAGAAATGGATCCTGTGGAGTGATGAACACGCCGGCTTTGAAAGAAGGAAAGTCCGATACGAAGGGGAAAAGGGTTAGCAATCAGAGGCCCAAAACAGGTGTTCGGCGCCGTCGGAGAAGTGCAGTTGATCATGGGAAGTTTTCTTCAGTTTCATCATTTGATCCTCCACGCTTGGATGCACCAAGTGGTCTTCGGTCTCCTTCTAGTGTCAGTGAAACAGGTGAGGCATTTGTTGGAAAAACCTTGGTCCCTGATGCTTCCGGTGGGGAGGATGGTTTTCAGGGTAAGTATACCTTTCGCTTTCTAGATTTTTAGCCAATTAGTCTAATTTTTAACCAGATGCAACTGGTCAGATTTAAGAATGTGTGTGTGTGCTTActgagaaataaaatacaaatgaCTATAATTGCTTAGAAGCAATGACCAAGTTTTTACTACAGAGGGTTTAAgaaccttatatatatatatatatatatatatatataaccgaGGAACCTTCTATCACCAGGCCCTTAGAACactccatggggacccaaaccttgGGGTGCTAACCACCCCACAACAACCAGTACCAGGTAAATGCAGGGTATCATTAGTGGCAGGATTCAAAATCAGGATCATGTGTGACTTACTAGGACCACACTTCCAATTGTTCATCATGACCAACTAGGCTACCTTAGAGGGTGAGGGTTTAAGAACTTGTATGGTTAATATTATGGAATTTGAGAGTAAAAATGGTTGGGAAATATACATAGTAAGGATATCAATGAGAGAGGTGGTATATGATCACTATTCCCTTGCACATTCTTGGCTAatgcatttgaaaatttgaatgcTACCTGATGGTTCCCTGTTCAATATCCACAAGAAATAGGCATGGGTAGCCTCCATGGGTACTCTAGAACTCTTGGAAAATGAATCACAGATTTGGTGAATGGACGATGGATTTTGCCTCAAGAATAGGTCTGGAAGAGGTAGGTTAAAGTGACTCTCACTTTCACTTCAAAGTTATGTTGACCTTAGCTTGAGCCTTGAATCATCTTCCATGAGGCCTTTTTCAAGAAGTGACCCTTAGATACTTGAAAACTTGATGGTAGCAGATTAGTGCATTATGTGCTGCTGGCGTCAAGATAGACAGTTTGAGCCTTAGTCATTTTCTTTGTGGCCTCAAGAAGTAAGCCTTAGATGCTTTTCACAACAATGTTGAGCAacgattatctttaattttgggtctctctctctctctctctccctcttgagccttgtatcattttcttcttaatCATATTCTTTGAGTATCaacccaaaatttaaaataattcatagtcAAAACATTGTTTTGACAAGCACCTCAGGCTTACTTCTTGAGGCCTATCTTCGTTAAGGTATTAAGAAGTAATCCTTAGAtgctttttaaaacaatattttgaacaagaattatttttaattgtgggTTGATATGTTGTACCTTTCAtggatctctctctctccctcccttcCTCTCTTGCCTTGAATCATTTCTTTGAGCTCTCATGAAGTAAGCCTTGGATGCTTTTCAAAACAATgttttaaactaaaattattttgactttTGGGTTGATATTTTACACCTTACATGGAGGCTTCCAATGTATAATCTCTGTTTGAAccttgaattattttctatgagGTCTCAAGAAGTAAACCTTGGACGCTTTTCAAAAACAATGTTTTAAATGAcaatggtttttaattttgtgtTGATATGTTATACCTTATGTGGAGGCTTCTAATGTATAAGTGCATGctttctctatctctctctctcttatttcTGATGATGTATTCTAATGCTGCTGTTAATGGTATGTGCTTTTAGATGAGTTGGTTCCCATTCTTATTGATTTGGGAGAAAGAGCCCTACATGGCATTAAGTTGAATGAACACATTGATGAAGATAAGCCCTCTGAGAAGGATGCATCATCTGCTGAAGAGGTGAAATGCAATGCACGAGGAAAGCTATCATTTAATGGTAACACAGAAAATACAGTTAGAGTCTTGGAACAAGCCCTTGAAGAAGAGCATGCTGCTCGTGCTGCTCTGTACCATGAGCTCGAGAAAGAGAGAAGCGCTGCTGCATCTGCTGCAGATGAGGCTATGGCTATGATATTGCGTATCCAAGAGGAAAAGGCATCAATAGAAATGGAAGCTCGGCAATTTCAGAGAATTATAGAAGAAAAATCTGCTTATGATGCTGAAGAAATGAACCTTCTGAAAGAAATTCTTCTAAGGAGAGAAAGGGAGAAACATTTCTTGGAGAAGGAAGTTGAAGCCTATAGGCAAATGATGTTCTCTGAAAATGATCTATTAGAAGGTAATACGCATGATATAGTTGATACACCAGAACAGAGGCCcatttcttctctttatttAAGTGAGGACCCAGTATTGATGCTGCGGCGGATTAGTGAATCTATTGATAAAGAGGAAAAGGTAAAAGATGCAGATAGATGTTCTGTTTATGAATCAACATCTATAGAGATGAAATATCCTACCCTTTCTTTTAGTAAAGAATTACCTATTCCCGATTGGGAAGAAGATGCAGACTTGTCAAAAGGAGGGGAGATTCATGTGAATCCAAACGTTGGCAAACACCATTCACATAAATCAGGACTTAATGGTAAGTGCAATGAAGAGTTTCAAGAGAAGGGAATGTTACCAGTGGATGAGAATCAATGTGCTCAGAAAAGAGGGGTGCAGAAACTAGGGGCATGTTCACAGTTATATAGGTCAAGCAGTTCTCAAGAAAATTCTTTTCTTGAGAAAGCTAGTGCCCCAATAGGTGAAGACCAAAAACAAAGTGGTGAAATCAAATTATTTCAAGGAATTATATCAACGACAACCAAAACTCATGCTGAAGCTGAGATGCATGTTCCACATGATGGTGAAGATCTGGACAAGCTCGGAAAGACTGCAGATCACGAAAGCAAAGATCACTGTTGCTCAGCATTTGATATTGAGCCTCGTGTTCATGATGTTCATGTCATTGATCATGAATCTAATCTGTGTAATGAGGcaaatgaaagcaaaattgaACAGACTCCAGATATTCCTGCAAAACTTGACCCCCCTGTTGAAGCTTCTCTGATTCAAAGGATTGGTGTTGTTTGTGATTTTCCGATGATGAGCACATTGGAAAGTGAAACAAACAATGACCAAAGCTTTTCAGACATAACTAATGGGTTGCCACCACTGGGTGGTTCACGAGGAAAAGCTTTGCTTTCTGATATGCGGAGACATTCTATCTCTTCAGTTGATAATGAAAGGTTGAAGATTGAAACTGAAGTTGAGAGGCTCCGAGAAAGGTTGAGGATTGTGCAAGAAGGAAGAGAGAAGCTCAACTTCTCTGTGGAGCACAGGGAGAGGGAAAATATTCAATTGCAACTTTTGGAGGATATAGCAAGCCAGCTTAGAGAGATTCGGCAGCTAACTGAACCTGGGAAGGCTGTACGCCAGGCTTCTTTGCCTCCTCCATCTTCTAAGGTGCGGTGTTAAGAGTTTTTATTAATCACTTTATGCATGTATATCAAATGTATAAAGTAGCATATATGCCTATATCTAATTCTTGTTTCTCGATTTGAAATTTATCTTCAGATGATTTTGGTAGGGCCAAATTTCCATGAGATCATTCTTGAACTGCATTTTAGTGCATTTAGTCATTTTAGTGCATATTAAACTCAGCAGTGAGCTAGATCTTGTAGCCAAATATATTCTTTCTGCTCTCTTATGCAGGAGATGACAGGTTGATGTTTCAATGTCGATGTTACATGGATGCTTCAAACCATATGAAGTTTGTGTGTCAGACATGATATGACATGGGTCATGACAAGGTTTTTGGATATGGATATGTGTCCAGCAGGTGtgttaaaaatagaaaaagaaagattcCTAGTTCATTCTATGTAACCTTGAACTAATACTGGACATCCTACCATGGTTTTATGCTTCAATTTGACCTAAGActtagaataagaaaaaattggaaattgagcTATTTAATTGTGTCCACACGCCATAAGATCTTGGGAATGAACAAATCTGAAGCCTTGACATGTAAACATACCAACACTGTATGCTTGTACTCTAGTCTAGGTAACACAGCTCAGTGGAGGCTTTTTCACTCAGTAGAGTGCCCCAGTGGGCTTTAGCCTAATTGATAAAATCTGGATGAAATTTctgcaaaattttcatttcagcATATGGATATGTTTGCTATACATTCTCCATTTGATGTTATAGAAGGGATACTTGTGGGGGCTAGATTGATTTAAACAATTAAAGAGTTGTTTGGACATTTCTTTATAATGGTTATATGTCCTGAAGCATTTCATCCTTTTATTCTTCACAACTtctcatttttcctttaataGACAAGAAATGATGTTGGTTAAATCTTCTGCCTAACTTTGAATAACTGcctcatttttcttcacttgAAATTTATGCTCAATTGTCCCAACGTTGACCTTATTGTTCACAATTAACAACCTTTATTTGTATTCATgcatgtaaaattaaaatgattgtAGTCACAGCTGTTTCTCCAAGCCCTACTGTTTGTAATGCAACTGTATGAATcagaaatataagaaaaacttgaTATATGGGAAAATGAGTGCATTACCCTAAACCACTTtgaccaatatatatatatatatatatttccccTCTTTTCATGGAATTCAAAATGTTGGTATCAAATCCAATGTCTTCTTAGGTTTCTTGGATGCAATACCAGCACCTTTACCCTCATTAAGCACCTCTGATACATTTCTTTGCTGTAACTAAACCACCCTTACCAATACATAGATGTGCTTCATTTTTCATGGATTTCAAGATGCTGGGATCTTATCCTAGAAAGTTGAGAAGATTTAAAGAGATATTAGTAGCTAAGGGCATCAGGGAGAAAACATCTGTAGTGACTGATGATGTTTTTTCACTTGAAAGAAGATGTGGCTTTAGCATTGTAAACTAGTTGATTGGAATCAAACTCTATCTTGATTAACTTTATTTGTACTCTTTCTTTTATGTTAAGCAAATTCAACAACACCAGAAGGGGGGCACAAATCCAAgtataaaggaaataaaaaggctACTCTCCAATTAAAGCACTCCCAGACCTATTAAATAAAAGGGTAGACTGTATCATCAATAGAGGACACAGTCGACAAGCACAGGAATCATAGAGCAAGGTCCTTCGGTTTCTTCCATGGGGTTGCAACCCCCATGAACAATCCTCAAATATTATTCCTTCCATAAGCACCATAGCAAGCACAGTATGGCTGTTCTTCATGCTTTCTTCCTGCCTTTTCTGACAGACTTCCAATGCCATCTTAACAATATTCCACACACCATTTGCCAACAAAATGCATAAGATTATAAGTCAGACATGATTGTGCAATCACCCTCCTTTTCCTTCTTGTGCTTGCAACACCTGTTCAGTCTGGTGCACCATCTGCATTTGCTCGTTAATTGTTGATATCTTATTCCAAATTGCCATTCTGGTGAATAACTCTATCTTTGATGAAGTGGAAGGACCTGAAACATCCTTTGGCAGAAACCTCTACATCACTAAAACATTATTTGGCTGTCCATTTAGTATACAGGATGAATTCTGATGATAGGaccttaaaataattaagaggTAGTACAGTTCAGACTTGGAGGAACTGCCAATCCCCCTGAAACGGTTGCCTTTGTTTGACCCAACTGGTGGATTTTTCCAGTTAGTTCCCAAGCCTAGCAAATTCAAtttgtattttctattttata
This region of Vitis vinifera cultivar Pinot Noir 40024 chromosome 5, ASM3070453v1 genomic DNA includes:
- the LOC100250255 gene encoding myosin-binding protein 3 isoform X2; amino-acid sequence: MACQEIHSWTFGGLVGAYLDLAIAYLLLCGSTLAFFASKFLSFFGLCLPCPCNGFFGNPNGDNCLQKFLVDYPTERISSVQLCVKSKFPFDSVWANEGSPHPNWKLLKGRNSDDGAVGLEGEASCSSFWDVMRSPDIAGKDSISRNGSCGVMNTPALKEGKSDTKGKRVSNQRPKTGVRRRRRSAVDHGKFSSVSSFDPPRLDAPSGLRSPSSVSETGEAFVGKTLVPDASGGEDGFQDELVPILIDLGERALHGIKLNEHIDEDKPSEKDASSAEEVKCNARGKLSFNGNTENTVRVLEQALEEEHAARAALYHELEKERSAAASAADEAMAMILRIQEEKASIEMEARQFQRIIEEKSAYDAEEMNLLKEILLRREREKHFLEKEVEAYRQMMFSENDLLEGNTHDIVDTPEQRPISSLYLSEDPVLMLRRISESIDKEEKVKDADRCSVYESTSIEMKYPTLSFSKELPIPDWEEDADLSKGGEIHVNPNVGKHHSHKSGLNGKCNEEFQEKGMLPVDENQCAQKRGVQKLGACSQLYRSSSSQENSFLEKASAPIGEDQKQSGEIKLFQGIISTTTKTHAEAEMHVPHDGEDLDKLGKTADHESKDHCCSAFDIEPRVHDVHVIDHESNLCNEANESKIEQTPDIPAKLDPPVEASLIQRIGVVCDFPMMSTLESETNNDQSFSDITNGLPPLGGSRGKALLSDMRRHSISSVDNERLKIETEVERLRERLRIVQEGREKLNFSVEHRERENIQLQLLEDIASQLREIRQLTEPGKAVRQASLPPPSSKEMTG
- the LOC100250255 gene encoding myosin-binding protein 3 isoform X1, which produces MACQEIHSWTFGGLVGAYLDLAIAYLLLCGSTLAFFASKFLSFFGLCLPCPCNGFFGNPNGDNCLQKFLVDYPTERISSVQLCVKSKFPFDSVWANEGSPHPNWKLLKGRNSDDGAVGLEGEASCSSFWDVMRSPDIAGKDSISRNGSCGVMNTPALKEGKSDTKGKRVSNQRPKTGVRRRRRSAVDHGKFSSVSSFDPPRLDAPSGLRSPSSVSETGEAFVGKTLVPDASGGEDGFQDELVPILIDLGERALHGIKLNEHIDEDKPSEKDASSAEEVKCNARGKLSFNGNTENTVRVLEQALEEEHAARAALYHELEKERSAAASAADEAMAMILRIQEEKASIEMEARQFQRIIEEKSAYDAEEMNLLKEILLRREREKHFLEKEVEAYRQMMFSENDLLEGNTHDIVDTPEQRPISSLYLSEDPVLMLRRISESIDKEEKVKDADRCSVYESTSIEMKYPTLSFSKELPIPDWEEDADLSKGGEIHVNPNVGKHHSHKSGLNGKCNEEFQEKGMLPVDENQCAQKRGVQKLGACSQLYRSSSSQENSFLEKASAPIGEDQKQSGEIKLFQGIISTTTKTHAEAEMHVPHDGEDLDKLGKTADHESKDHCCSAFDIEPRVHDVHVIDHESNLCNEANESKIEQTPDIPAKLDPPVEASLIQRIGVVCDFPMMSTLESETNNDQSFSDITNGLPPLGGSRGKALLSDMRRHSISSVDNERLKIETEVERLRERLRIVQEGREKLNFSVEHRERENIQLQLLEDIASQLREIRQLTEPGKAVRQASLPPPSSKVMSKKRRWRSASLGVHQST